From Nevskia ramosa DSM 11499, the proteins below share one genomic window:
- a CDS encoding response regulator → MIQNAGSTGSPNAGSVRAPVILLVEDSVADVRLMQEVLRETGLPHELVIAGDGERALRAIRGEGEYAGSKPPDLVLLDLNLPGMDGREVLRTIKGDPALRRTPVLVLSTSTAESDIAASYDAHANCYLSKPVDLGDFFRLAEALRDFWLRLVVLPPRRLPGDDK, encoded by the coding sequence CTGATCCAGAACGCCGGCAGCACCGGCTCGCCGAATGCCGGCAGCGTGCGGGCACCTGTGATCCTGCTGGTCGAGGACAGCGTCGCCGACGTGCGCTTGATGCAGGAAGTGCTGCGCGAAACCGGCCTGCCGCATGAGCTGGTGATCGCCGGCGATGGCGAACGGGCGCTCCGGGCGATCCGCGGCGAAGGCGAATATGCCGGTAGCAAGCCGCCGGATTTGGTGCTGCTCGATCTCAATCTGCCGGGCATGGATGGCCGCGAAGTGCTGCGCACGATCAAGGGCGATCCAGCCCTGCGCCGCACGCCGGTGCTGGTGCTGTCGACCTCGACGGCCGAAAGCGATATCGCCGCCAGCTACGACGCTCACGCCAACTGCTATCTGTCGAAGCCGGTCGATCTCGGTGATTTCTTTCGTCTGGCCGAAGCGCTGCGCGACTTCTGGCTGCGGCTGGTGGTGCTGCCGCCGCGCCGCTTGCCGGGCGACGACAAGTGA
- a CDS encoding sensor histidine kinase, producing MSLAGLSSGLLPHGVCFQLRPDLIWLHVASDTVTAIAYLMIPAALLWFITRRPAPLSFGWAIALFAAFIVLCGISHILDIVTIWQPIYYLQGIEKGLTAAVSLATAIAIIPLVPRLLAMRSPEELAEANQRLLEEIASRELAEEELRRSLTDLNRAVKELEQFAYITSHDLQAPLRTISGFSQLLSLRHRDQLQGDAVEFLDYIDKGARQMQLLIKDLLSLSRVGRADAASITRRPLADTITEALKSLKAEIDRSSADIAFGTLPEIEANHGLLVQLLQNLIGNAIKFQKPDTRPSIRISIERDGDHWLLTVADNGIGIPADQLDNVFAIFRRLHGAETYEGTGIGLAICRKIAAYHGGDITATSDDSGTQFHLRLPVTIAEQRPLPAELDEVVPA from the coding sequence GTGAGCCTTGCCGGCCTGTCGAGCGGCCTGTTGCCGCACGGCGTCTGCTTCCAGCTACGGCCGGATCTGATCTGGCTGCACGTGGCGTCGGATACGGTCACCGCGATTGCCTATCTGATGATTCCGGCGGCGCTGTTGTGGTTCATCACGCGCCGTCCGGCACCGCTGTCGTTTGGCTGGGCGATTGCCCTGTTCGCCGCATTCATCGTGCTGTGCGGCATCAGCCACATCCTCGACATCGTCACCATCTGGCAGCCGATCTATTACCTGCAGGGTATCGAGAAGGGGTTGACCGCCGCGGTATCGCTGGCCACCGCCATCGCGATCATTCCGCTGGTGCCCAGGCTGCTGGCAATGCGTTCGCCGGAAGAACTGGCCGAAGCGAATCAGCGGCTGCTCGAGGAAATTGCCTCGCGCGAACTGGCCGAGGAGGAACTGCGCCGTTCGCTTACCGACCTGAATCGCGCGGTCAAGGAACTCGAGCAGTTCGCCTACATCACCTCGCACGATCTGCAGGCACCGCTGCGGACCATATCCGGCTTCTCGCAGTTGCTCAGCCTGCGTCATCGCGACCAGCTGCAGGGCGATGCGGTCGAGTTTCTCGACTACATCGACAAGGGCGCGCGGCAGATGCAGCTGTTGATCAAGGATCTGCTGTCGCTGTCCCGTGTCGGCCGTGCCGATGCCGCCTCAATCACCCGCCGGCCGCTGGCCGACACCATCACCGAAGCCCTTAAAAGCCTGAAGGCCGAGATCGACCGCAGCAGCGCCGATATCGCCTTCGGCACCTTGCCCGAGATCGAGGCCAATCACGGCCTGCTGGTGCAGTTGCTGCAGAACCTGATCGGCAACGCGATCAAGTTCCAGAAACCTGACACGCGACCAAGCATCCGCATCTCGATCGAGCGCGACGGCGATCACTGGCTGCTGACCGTCGCCGACAACGGTATCGGCATTCCGGCCGATCAGCTCGACAACGTATTCGCGATCTTCCGTCGCCTGCACGGTGCGGAGACCTACGAAGGCACCGGCATCGGCCTCGCGATCTGCCGCAAGATCGCGGCGTATCACGGCGGCGATATCACCGCGACCTCGGACGACAGCGGCACGCAATTCCATCTGCGCCTGCCGGTGACCATTGCCGAACAGCGGCCGCTACCTGCCGAACTGGATGAGGTAGTGCCGGCCTGA
- a CDS encoding ribonuclease T2 family protein produces the protein MLLATVTVTRADSTPGRFDYYLLSLSWSPEYCAKVHRDDEMQCARPYAFVVHGLWPQDEHGWPSDCPSRERVPDATIERMLPLMPNRGLIIHEWRRHGTCSGFRADAYFSLVEQVYHTINIPTRYQRMTTALNVATAELRRDFLTANPAMPKKALILQCSGSYLQEVRICLDRELKPRACSSEQRNRCGSSVLLRPIRASAH, from the coding sequence ATGCTGTTGGCAACCGTCACGGTCACGCGGGCCGACAGCACCCCAGGTCGCTTCGATTACTACCTGCTGAGTCTGTCGTGGTCGCCGGAGTACTGCGCGAAAGTTCACCGCGACGACGAAATGCAGTGTGCCCGTCCCTATGCCTTCGTCGTTCATGGCCTGTGGCCGCAAGACGAGCATGGCTGGCCCTCGGATTGCCCCTCCAGAGAACGGGTACCCGATGCAACGATCGAACGCATGCTGCCGCTGATGCCGAATCGCGGCCTGATCATTCACGAATGGCGCCGACACGGCACCTGCAGCGGCTTCAGGGCAGATGCCTATTTTTCGCTGGTCGAGCAGGTTTATCACACGATCAACATCCCGACCCGCTATCAGCGGATGACCACCGCCTTGAACGTTGCCACCGCTGAACTGCGCCGCGATTTTCTGACGGCGAACCCGGCCATGCCGAAGAAAGCGCTGATCCTGCAGTGCTCGGGCAGCTATCTGCAGGAAGTACGCATCTGTCTCGATCGAGAACTGAAGCCGCGCGCCTGCAGTTCGGAACAACGCAATCGTTGTGGCTCGAGCGTGCTGCTGAGGCCGATACGGGCCAGCGCCCACTAA
- the ppsA gene encoding phosphoenolpyruvate synthase, with protein sequence MATPTVLWFKQLGMHDVELVGGKNSSLGEMIQHLTKLGVSVPDGFATTAEAYREFLAYEGLADRINAQLDTLDVDDVVKLAKVGKAIREAVMKAPFPAALEAEIRTAYDRLLAEAGVEISVAVRSSATAEDLPDASFAGQQETFLNVRGIDDVLAKMKEVFASLFNDRAIAYRVHKNFDHSKVALSAGVQRMVRSDVGSSGVMFTMDTESGFRDAVFITSSYGLGEAVVQGAVNPDEFYVYKPSLAAKRPAILKRGLGEKAKKMVYADPAGGKAVEFTSVADADRRKFSLTDAQITDLAAQAMIIEKHYQRPMDIEWGLDGTDGKLYILQARPETVQSRAGGSRLRRYKLKSKGKVLIEGRAIGQKIGAGRVRFLNSIDQMERVQPGDVLVTDMTDPDWEPVMKRASAIVTNRGGRTCHAAIIARELGIPAVVGTGNATSVLKDGTEVTVSCAEGDTGFVYAGHVDYAIDEIELDKMPEIPVKIMMNVGTPEQAFDFASLPHKGVGLARLEFIVNRQIGIHPQALLELDKQPADVRRIIDQMISAYPSAVDYFWMRMAEGIAMIAAAFAPEPVIVRLSDFKSNEYANLVAGSRYEPHEENPMLGFRGASRYISKDFRPCFDLECKALKYVRDEMGLTNVQVMVPFVRTLAEAKGVSDILAANGMARGDNGLKLIMMCELPSNAVMADEFLEYFDGFSIGSNDMTQLTLGLDRDSGLVAAGFDERDPAVKKMLSMAISACKRANKYVGICGQGPSDHPDLAMWLLEQGIESMSLNPDTVVETWLFLAGQKA encoded by the coding sequence ATGGCGACCCCGACGGTACTCTGGTTCAAGCAGCTGGGCATGCACGATGTCGAGCTAGTCGGCGGCAAGAATTCCTCGCTGGGCGAGATGATCCAGCACCTCACCAAACTTGGTGTGTCGGTGCCGGATGGCTTCGCGACGACGGCCGAGGCCTATCGGGAATTCCTTGCCTATGAAGGCCTGGCCGATCGCATCAATGCCCAGCTCGATACGCTGGACGTCGACGACGTGGTCAAGCTCGCCAAGGTCGGCAAGGCGATCCGTGAGGCGGTAATGAAGGCACCGTTCCCGGCGGCGCTGGAAGCCGAGATCCGCACCGCCTATGACCGGCTGCTGGCCGAAGCCGGCGTCGAGATTTCGGTCGCCGTGCGGTCGTCGGCCACCGCCGAAGATCTGCCCGACGCCTCGTTCGCCGGCCAGCAGGAAACCTTCCTGAACGTACGCGGTATTGATGACGTGCTGGCGAAGATGAAGGAAGTGTTCGCCTCGCTGTTCAACGACCGCGCCATCGCCTACCGTGTGCACAAGAACTTCGATCATTCGAAGGTCGCCTTGTCCGCCGGCGTGCAGCGCATGGTCCGCTCGGATGTCGGCTCGTCCGGCGTGATGTTCACGATGGACACCGAATCCGGCTTCCGCGATGCCGTGTTCATCACCTCCAGCTATGGCCTCGGCGAAGCCGTGGTCCAGGGCGCGGTGAACCCGGACGAGTTCTATGTCTACAAGCCTTCGCTGGCTGCCAAGCGCCCGGCGATCCTGAAGCGCGGCCTTGGCGAAAAGGCCAAGAAGATGGTCTATGCCGACCCGGCGGGCGGCAAGGCGGTCGAGTTCACCAGCGTCGCTGATGCCGATCGCCGCAAGTTCTCGCTGACCGACGCGCAGATCACCGATCTCGCCGCCCAGGCGATGATCATCGAGAAGCACTACCAGCGGCCGATGGACATCGAATGGGGCCTCGATGGTACCGACGGCAAGCTGTACATCCTGCAGGCGCGCCCGGAAACCGTGCAGTCGCGCGCTGGCGGCAGTCGTCTGCGCCGCTACAAGCTGAAGTCGAAAGGCAAGGTGCTGATCGAGGGCCGCGCGATCGGCCAGAAGATCGGTGCCGGCCGGGTCCGCTTCCTGAACTCGATCGACCAGATGGAGCGCGTGCAGCCCGGCGATGTGCTGGTCACCGACATGACCGATCCCGATTGGGAGCCGGTGATGAAGCGCGCCAGCGCCATCGTCACCAACCGCGGCGGCCGCACCTGTCACGCGGCGATCATCGCCCGCGAACTCGGCATTCCGGCCGTCGTCGGCACCGGCAACGCCACCTCGGTGCTGAAGGACGGCACCGAAGTGACGGTCAGCTGCGCCGAAGGTGATACCGGTTTCGTCTACGCCGGCCATGTCGACTACGCGATCGACGAGATCGAGCTCGACAAGATGCCGGAGATTCCGGTCAAGATCATGATGAATGTCGGCACGCCGGAGCAGGCGTTCGACTTCGCGTCGCTGCCGCACAAGGGCGTCGGCCTTGCCCGTCTGGAATTCATCGTCAATCGCCAGATCGGCATCCATCCGCAGGCGCTGCTGGAGCTCGACAAGCAGCCGGCCGACGTGCGCCGGATCATCGATCAGATGATTTCCGCGTACCCGTCGGCGGTCGATTATTTCTGGATGCGCATGGCCGAAGGCATCGCGATGATCGCCGCGGCGTTCGCACCGGAGCCGGTGATCGTGCGCCTGTCCGACTTCAAGTCGAACGAGTACGCCAACCTCGTTGCCGGCAGCCGTTACGAGCCGCACGAAGAGAATCCGATGCTCGGCTTCCGCGGCGCTTCGCGCTACATCTCGAAGGACTTCCGCCCCTGCTTCGATCTCGAATGCAAGGCGCTGAAGTACGTGCGCGACGAGATGGGCCTGACCAATGTCCAGGTCATGGTGCCGTTCGTGCGCACGCTGGCCGAAGCCAAGGGCGTGTCCGACATCCTTGCCGCCAACGGCATGGCCCGTGGCGACAACGGCCTGAAACTGATCATGATGTGCGAGCTGCCGTCGAACGCCGTGATGGCCGACGAATTCCTCGAATACTTCGACGGCTTCTCGATCGGCTCCAACGACATGACCCAGCTCACCCTGGGTCTGGATCGCGATTCCGGTCTGGTGGCGGCTGGCTTCGATGAACGCGATCCGGCAGTCAAGAAGATGCTGAGCATGGCGATCAGCGCCTGCAAGCGCGCCAACAAGTACGTCGGCATCTGCGGTCAAGGCCCGAGTGATCATCCGGATCTCGCCATGTGGCTGCTTGAGCAGGGCATCGAATCGATGAGCCTGAACCCCGATACGGTGGTCGAGACTTGGCTGTTCCTGGCAGGTCAGAAAGCTTAG
- a CDS encoding DMT family transporter — translation MSWFYLVFAGLLEIGFTTALKMSNGFSLERPKYILVFTAFALASFFLLNLAMRTISLGTAYAVWTGIGAAGTAVVGVWFFHDTLTGLQIFFLCLLIASIIGLKLVS, via the coding sequence ATGTCCTGGTTTTATCTCGTTTTTGCCGGCCTGCTGGAAATCGGTTTCACGACCGCCCTGAAAATGTCGAACGGTTTCTCGCTCGAGCGGCCGAAATATATCCTCGTTTTCACCGCTTTCGCGCTGGCCAGCTTTTTCCTGCTGAATCTGGCGATGCGCACCATCTCGCTCGGCACGGCTTATGCAGTGTGGACCGGCATCGGCGCGGCCGGTACGGCCGTGGTGGGCGTCTGGTTCTTTCACGACACCCTGACCGGCCTGCAGATATTCTTTCTATGCCTGCTGATCGCCTCGATCATTGGGCTCAAGTTGGTATCCTGA
- the ppsR gene encoding posphoenolpyruvate synthetase regulatory kinase/phosphorylase PpsR, translating into MTDSAQRIVFFVSDGTGITAETLGGTLLTQFEGVEFKKITLPFINSTEKARVTVDYINHVSTTETRRPIVFSTTVNDEVRAIIRTASALFLDLFDTYIAPVEAELGIKSSHAQGRAHGMSDHGRYNARIEAMNFSMEHDDGQSVRDLARADVILIAPSRCGKTPTTLYLALQHAVFATNFPLTEDDLESQKLPKALRGFQAKLFGLSSDPERLQQVRSERRPGSKYASLAQCAYELRQAEQLYRRNNIPHLNSANMSIEEIAAMVMQEKGLRR; encoded by the coding sequence GTGACCGATAGTGCGCAACGCATCGTGTTCTTCGTGTCGGACGGCACCGGCATTACTGCCGAAACGCTCGGCGGGACGCTGCTGACGCAGTTCGAAGGCGTCGAGTTCAAGAAAATCACGCTGCCGTTCATCAATTCGACCGAGAAGGCTCGCGTGACCGTGGACTATATCAATCACGTGTCGACCACGGAAACCCGTCGGCCGATCGTGTTCAGTACCACGGTCAATGACGAGGTGCGCGCGATCATCCGCACCGCCAGCGCGCTGTTCCTCGATCTGTTCGATACCTATATCGCGCCGGTCGAGGCGGAACTGGGCATCAAGTCCAGTCACGCCCAGGGCCGCGCTCACGGCATGAGCGATCATGGCCGCTACAACGCGCGCATCGAGGCGATGAATTTCTCGATGGAGCACGACGACGGCCAGAGCGTCCGTGATCTGGCTCGCGCCGACGTGATCCTGATCGCGCCCTCGCGCTGCGGCAAGACGCCGACCACCCTGTACCTGGCGCTGCAGCACGCCGTGTTCGCGACCAACTTCCCGCTGACCGAGGACGATCTCGAAAGCCAGAAACTGCCGAAGGCGCTGCGTGGCTTTCAGGCCAAGCTGTTCGGCCTGAGCTCCGACCCCGAACGCCTGCAGCAGGTGCGCAGCGAGCGCCGGCCCGGTTCGAAGTACGCCTCGCTGGCCCAGTGCGCCTACGAACTGCGGCAAGCCGAGCAACTCTATCGCCGCAACAACATCCCGCATCTGAACTCGGCAAACATGTCGATCGAGGAGATCGCGGCGATGGTGATGCAGGAAAAGGGGCTGCGCCGCTAG
- a CDS encoding alkaline phosphatase D family protein: protein MGQQRRRKPKRAGLDRRNFLKSAAAGLAASTLPLLSERGNVAVAATTLSFVHGVASGDPLKDRVILWTRVTTPNAGPVTVSYLVATDPGLSVIVQTGAVITDASRDYTVKIDAAGLEAGRTYYYRFNVGAVLSPIGRTRTLPVGNVDRLRIAVASCSSLAHGYFNAYARIAERADLDFVIHLGDYIYEYGNGDYGNARSYEPAHEILSLADYRSRHGQYKREPELQALHRQHPIIAIWDDHEFANNAWAGGAENHQPDTEGDWATRVASALQAYYEWMPTRVPDANDLRHNNRSFSIGNLADLHMLEERVSARAEQLTPQVGLLPEAGLGVFLQTGPFTDPNRQLLGLAQEDWLITSLRRAPQNKWKLIGQGVMFAQLKVLGLPNASKLSQYLNVDQWDGYSPRRDRIFETLAGDRNNDPVDNVVVLTGDIHCSWAADLTPDPNKLLGGRFGGYNALTGLGSLAVEFVCTSITSPGLDSLQALVPVLRTNNPHFKYINLNQRGYMLLDITPQRVSNEWWYVDTIDKRSRGQSFATALQTNRGENHLRRGTQSAPKANPPAFAP, encoded by the coding sequence ATGGGTCAGCAACGTCGTCGCAAGCCGAAGCGCGCAGGACTGGATCGTCGCAACTTCCTGAAATCTGCCGCCGCCGGGCTGGCGGCCAGCACGCTGCCGCTGCTGTCGGAGCGCGGCAACGTCGCCGTCGCGGCAACCACCCTGTCGTTCGTGCATGGCGTCGCCAGCGGCGATCCGCTGAAGGACCGGGTGATCCTGTGGACGCGGGTGACCACGCCAAATGCAGGCCCGGTCACGGTAAGCTACCTCGTCGCCACCGATCCGGGCTTGAGCGTCATCGTGCAGACCGGTGCCGTGATCACCGATGCCAGCCGCGACTACACGGTGAAGATCGACGCCGCCGGCCTGGAAGCCGGGCGCACTTACTACTACCGCTTCAACGTCGGCGCGGTGCTGTCGCCGATCGGCCGGACCCGGACCTTGCCAGTTGGCAATGTCGACCGCCTGCGGATCGCCGTCGCGTCCTGCTCCAGCCTGGCGCACGGCTACTTCAACGCCTACGCGCGGATTGCCGAGCGCGCCGATCTCGATTTCGTCATCCATCTCGGCGACTACATCTACGAGTACGGCAATGGCGATTACGGCAACGCGCGCAGCTACGAACCGGCGCACGAGATCCTGAGCCTGGCCGATTACCGTAGCCGCCACGGCCAGTACAAGCGCGAGCCGGAGTTGCAGGCCCTGCATCGCCAGCATCCGATCATCGCGATCTGGGACGACCACGAGTTTGCCAACAATGCCTGGGCCGGCGGCGCCGAGAACCATCAGCCCGATACCGAGGGCGACTGGGCCACGCGCGTCGCCAGCGCGTTGCAGGCCTACTACGAGTGGATGCCGACCCGGGTGCCGGACGCCAACGATCTGCGCCACAACAATCGCTCATTCTCGATCGGCAATCTGGCCGATCTGCACATGCTCGAAGAGCGGGTCAGCGCTCGCGCCGAGCAGCTGACGCCACAGGTTGGACTATTGCCGGAAGCGGGCCTCGGCGTGTTCCTGCAGACCGGCCCGTTCACCGATCCCAATCGCCAACTTCTCGGCCTGGCGCAGGAAGACTGGCTGATCACCAGCCTGCGCCGCGCGCCGCAGAACAAGTGGAAGCTGATCGGCCAGGGCGTGATGTTCGCGCAGCTGAAGGTGCTGGGCCTGCCGAACGCCAGCAAGCTCAGTCAGTACCTGAACGTGGATCAGTGGGACGGCTACAGCCCGCGTCGCGACCGCATCTTCGAAACCCTGGCGGGTGATCGCAATAACGATCCGGTCGACAACGTCGTGGTGCTGACAGGCGACATCCATTGCTCCTGGGCGGCTGATCTGACGCCGGATCCGAACAAGCTGCTCGGCGGCCGTTTCGGCGGCTACAACGCGCTGACTGGCCTCGGCTCGCTGGCCGTGGAGTTCGTCTGCACCTCGATCACCTCGCCAGGGCTCGACAGCCTGCAGGCGCTGGTGCCGGTGTTGCGCACCAACAACCCGCACTTCAAGTACATCAACCTGAACCAGCGCGGCTACATGCTGCTCGACATCACGCCGCAAAGAGTCAGCAACGAATGGTGGTACGTCGACACCATCGACAAGCGTTCGCGCGGCCAGAGCTTCGCGACAGCCCTGCAGACCAACCGCGGCGAGAACCATCTGCGGCGCGGCACGCAGAGCGCGCCGAAGGCCAATCCACCCGCGTTTGCTCCCTAG
- a CDS encoding TonB-dependent receptor: MTGKGYAPSVARRGLVAAFLLSGAAEAEGTISGRVSVAGGAGTSLQGTIIRIQELGREAAADRDGRYQFSGVPAGRYKLSAQYLGANEVVESISVVDNAETAKDFVLGDASVKLKQVLVVGQLAGQAGALNRQRAADNIKTVVDFDAINQYPDQNVAESLQRLPGLSVARDQGEGRFVVIRGLDPALNAATVNGVRVGAPQNDTRAVNLDVIATDLLEGLEVTKTLTPDLDGDGIGGNIEIKTATAFDRGNSFSLRSEGSYNDQREIVSPRLAATATRLLSLAGKNDFGVSGGVSYFRRRFGSDNVETAGFPFLEAPDGSEVPGLEEGEQRDYTITRERLSTTLNFDWRPSTDHQFYLRTLYSSFEDDEVQQTTLYAFDQGEVSALDDNGGEFLGAEVQKEASARIETQRIFTAALGAKHHFGPWHLDYVAAQSVSNEKNPNSITNLFVGEGLDLGYSLNSRRKPLLFGLDDSVLNADNYALDEIEFESTKTEERETSFALNLKRDLSFGSYPGHVQVGGKARIRKKTNEGELSLYDGFGDDDVPLSAYANTGIRYPLGNFGPGVDTGRLRSFFNAGRDGFEVDGAESAIGSRGGDYRIDEDIYAGYALAAVDINALRVLGGVRVEHTDYQAIGTQVTIDEVDGDGDPSFAPFTGERQYTNLLPSLHFRYRFSKRLLGRLAYTQALARPGYEDAAPRLSVEITDNDGEIERVAEAGNPDLKPLRAQNVDLAFEYYPGGVGVVSAGAFYKRIKNFIVIADVAGSPGFEAFDEVFQAVNGNTAEVYGLELGYTQSLRFLPSPFDGLLVSANATFVDSQARLPFRDEKVSLPRQSDQVGNLALGYEKYGFSARISATYRSAYLDSFEELDDPRFDRSAASNLQFDFTGSYQLTDYARVYVNLINLNDEPFYAYLGSKRYNSQYEEYGFTGELGIKLNF, encoded by the coding sequence ATGACGGGCAAGGGCTACGCGCCATCGGTGGCGCGACGGGGATTGGTTGCGGCATTTCTGCTCAGCGGCGCCGCGGAAGCCGAAGGCACCATCAGCGGCCGGGTCAGCGTGGCGGGCGGCGCTGGAACCTCGCTGCAAGGCACCATCATCCGCATCCAGGAGCTGGGCCGCGAAGCTGCGGCCGATCGCGATGGCCGCTATCAGTTCAGCGGCGTGCCGGCCGGCCGCTACAAGCTCAGCGCGCAGTATCTCGGCGCCAACGAAGTGGTCGAATCGATCAGCGTTGTCGACAACGCCGAAACCGCAAAAGACTTCGTGCTTGGCGATGCCTCGGTCAAGCTCAAGCAGGTGCTGGTGGTTGGCCAGCTGGCTGGCCAGGCCGGCGCGCTGAATCGCCAGCGCGCGGCGGACAACATCAAGACCGTCGTCGATTTCGACGCCATCAATCAGTACCCGGACCAGAACGTCGCCGAGTCCCTGCAGCGCCTGCCGGGTTTGTCGGTGGCGCGCGATCAGGGTGAAGGCCGCTTCGTGGTCATCCGCGGGCTCGATCCAGCGCTGAATGCGGCGACCGTCAACGGTGTCAGAGTCGGCGCGCCGCAGAACGACACGCGCGCGGTGAATCTCGATGTCATCGCCACCGATCTGCTAGAAGGGCTGGAAGTCACCAAGACTCTGACGCCGGACCTCGATGGCGACGGCATCGGCGGCAACATCGAGATCAAGACCGCCACCGCCTTTGATCGCGGCAACAGCTTCAGCCTTCGCAGCGAAGGCAGCTACAACGATCAGCGCGAGATCGTCAGCCCGCGCCTCGCGGCGACCGCGACGCGGCTGCTGTCGCTGGCCGGGAAGAACGATTTCGGCGTCTCTGGCGGCGTCAGTTACTTCCGCCGCCGTTTCGGTTCCGACAATGTCGAGACCGCCGGCTTCCCGTTCCTCGAAGCGCCGGACGGCAGCGAAGTGCCGGGCCTCGAAGAAGGCGAGCAACGCGATTACACGATCACCCGTGAACGCCTGTCGACGACCCTGAACTTCGACTGGCGGCCGAGCACCGACCATCAGTTCTACCTGCGCACCCTGTACTCGAGTTTCGAGGACGACGAAGTCCAGCAGACCACGCTGTACGCCTTCGATCAGGGCGAGGTCTCGGCGCTCGACGACAACGGCGGCGAGTTCCTCGGCGCCGAAGTGCAGAAGGAGGCGAGTGCGCGCATCGAAACGCAGCGCATCTTCACGGCCGCGCTCGGTGCCAAGCACCACTTCGGTCCCTGGCATCTCGACTACGTCGCTGCCCAGAGCGTGTCGAACGAAAAGAACCCGAACAGCATCACCAACCTGTTCGTCGGCGAAGGTCTCGATCTTGGCTATTCGCTGAACAGCCGTCGCAAGCCGCTGCTGTTCGGACTCGACGACAGCGTGCTGAATGCCGACAACTACGCGCTCGACGAAATCGAATTCGAGTCGACCAAGACCGAAGAGCGCGAAACCAGCTTCGCGTTGAACCTGAAGCGCGATCTGAGCTTCGGCAGCTATCCGGGCCATGTGCAGGTCGGCGGCAAGGCGCGCATCCGCAAGAAGACCAACGAGGGCGAGCTGAGCCTGTACGACGGCTTCGGTGACGACGACGTGCCGCTGTCCGCGTATGCGAACACCGGCATCCGTTATCCGCTCGGCAACTTCGGGCCTGGTGTTGATACCGGGCGCCTGCGCTCGTTCTTCAACGCCGGTCGTGATGGTTTCGAAGTCGACGGTGCCGAGTCGGCGATCGGTTCGCGCGGCGGCGATTACCGCATTGACGAAGACATCTATGCCGGCTATGCACTGGCGGCGGTCGATATCAACGCCTTGCGCGTGCTCGGTGGCGTTCGTGTCGAGCACACCGACTACCAGGCAATCGGCACCCAGGTGACGATCGACGAAGTCGACGGTGATGGCGACCCGAGCTTTGCGCCGTTCACCGGCGAGCGCCAGTACACTAACCTGCTGCCGAGCCTGCATTTCCGCTATCGCTTCTCGAAGCGCCTGCTCGGCCGTCTGGCCTACACGCAGGCGCTGGCACGGCCGGGCTACGAGGATGCGGCGCCGCGGCTGTCGGTCGAAATCACCGATAACGATGGCGAAATCGAAAGAGTGGCCGAAGCCGGCAATCCGGATCTGAAGCCGCTCCGCGCCCAGAACGTCGATCTGGCTTTCGAGTACTACCCGGGCGGTGTCGGCGTGGTGTCGGCCGGCGCGTTCTACAAGCGGATCAAGAATTTCATCGTCATCGCCGATGTCGCCGGCAGTCCCGGCTTCGAGGCTTTCGACGAAGTGTTCCAGGCGGTAAACGGCAACACCGCCGAGGTCTATGGCCTCGAACTCGGCTACACGCAGTCGCTGCGTTTCCTGCCGTCACCGTTCGATGGCCTGCTGGTGTCGGCCAACGCGACCTTCGTCGACAGCCAGGCGCGGCTGCCGTTCCGCGACGAGAAGGTATCGCTGCCACGGCAGTCGGATCAGGTCGGCAACCTCGCGCTCGGCTACGAGAAATACGGCTTCAGCGCCCGCATCTCGGCGACCTATCGCAGTGCCTATCTGGATTCCTTCGAGGAACTCGACGATCCACGCTTCGATCGCAGTGCCGCCAGCAATCTGCAGTTCGATTTCACCGGCAGCTATCAGCTCACCGACTACGCGCGCGTCTACGTCAATCTGATCAATCTCAATGACGAACCGTTTTATGCTTACCTCGGCTCGAAGCGTTACAACTCGCAGTACGAGGAGTACGGCTTCACCGGCGAGCTGGGCATCAAGCTGAACTTCTGA